A stretch of Blattabacterium cuenoti DNA encodes these proteins:
- a CDS encoding rhomboid family intramembrane serine protease: MNVYINFNSYAVKHLISINILVYTATFVFSQYKIESLLSLYHPLDDQFQLYQIITHMFVHSKRLFLHIIFNMIALFMFGGQIENRLGVKKFMIIYFLSGILAAFFQIIFNTGVMYYFVKSLDFTKAIKILNLLNEEQKISLYSSMYSPMMGSSGAVSGIVGAFAKFFPEHKIFILPFPFPIAVRKAILIFILGSFISSIFNLSPGVAHFAHIGGILSGYLIGNFFRK, translated from the coding sequence GTGAATGTTTATATAAACTTTAATTCATATGCTGTAAAACATTTAATTAGTATTAATATACTTGTATATACAGCAACTTTTGTTTTTTCACAATATAAAATAGAAAGTCTACTTTCTTTATATCACCCTTTGGACGATCAATTCCAATTATATCAAATTATAACTCATATGTTTGTTCACTCCAAACGTCTTTTTTTGCATATAATCTTTAACATGATAGCTTTATTTATGTTTGGAGGTCAGATAGAAAATAGATTAGGAGTTAAAAAATTTATGATAATATATTTTTTATCAGGTATTTTGGCCGCATTTTTTCAAATTATTTTCAATACTGGAGTCATGTATTATTTTGTTAAAAGTTTAGATTTTACGAAAGCTATAAAAATATTAAATTTGTTGAATGAAGAACAAAAAATTAGTCTTTATAGTTCGATGTATTCTCCTATGATGGGATCTTCTGGAGCTGTAAGTGGAATAGTAGGAGCTTTTGCTAAATTTTTTCCAGAACATAAAATTTTCATATTACCTTTCCCTTTTCCGATTGCTGTAAGAAAAGCTATTCTCATTTTTATTTTGGGAAGTTTTATTTCTTCTATTTTTAATTTATCTCCTGGAGTTGCTCATTTTGCTCATATTGGTGGAATTTTATCTGGTTATTTGATAGGAAATTTTTTTCGAAAATAA
- a CDS encoding HhH-GPD family protein, with protein sequence MDFSKKIINWYNKNHRELPWRETNNPYYILVSEFMLQQTRVSQILKYYYNFIIKFPNLNKLAQAKEKNVLKEWEGLGYYSRAINLHSFAKEIVKKKIMFFQQNMKS encoded by the coding sequence ATGGATTTTTCTAAAAAAATAATAAATTGGTATAACAAAAATCATAGAGAACTTCCTTGGAGAGAAACTAATAATCCATATTATATATTAGTTTCAGAATTTATGTTACAACAGACAAGAGTCTCACAAATTTTAAAATATTATTACAATTTCATAATCAAATTTCCAAATTTAAATAAATTAGCTCAAGCAAAGGAAAAAAATGTATTAAAAGAATGGGAAGGTTTAGGTTATTATTCTAGAGCAATAAATTTACATTCTTTCGCTAAAGAAATAGTAAAAAAAAAAATAATGTTTTTCCAACAAAATATGAAGAGTTAA
- the mutL gene encoding DNA mismatch repair endonuclease MutL, with amino-acid sequence MKEDIIQFLPDNIIHHIAAGEVIQRPSSVLRELLENAIDANATMIDIFIKDSGKTLIQLIDNGNGMSINDAKMCIQRYTTSKIKKIDDIFKINTKGFRGEALASIAQISQLEIQTRNENNSVGIQLLVEDGKIKEEIPISMLKGTRVSVKNIFYKIPARRQFLKSYRIEFQHIIHEFYKIVLAHRNILYRFYHNNKIFFHFNKVSLIERIKEIAKNKNKILKSILIKRNKIIIKGFISVPDTYVQKGDQFILVNKRCITHPLLHKKIIHSYDGFLKDLKTISYFIFIYIDTSLVNWNIHPSKKEVELEGEEIIGSLIEQEIKNVLFCQYKVKRVKNLDTLNSFKKTNSFSCFYDFSDKEKILQLENLFRKKLNESYSSIINNHFISELSHYVFNEKKIETFQINKKYIIFISNKDSMILVDQHRAHQNVLFEFFLKTKNLISQKFIFPIKIKLLKKEFFSLKNIQDDLIDFGFHLYFDHELAYLYSIPENMIHFNLLDEVFHNILKSNFIRGEKNNKKKLIESISKYASIKYGEELHANKMECLIRDLFSCHNPNCTYSGSPIFFVINKNFF; translated from the coding sequence ATGAAAGAAGATATTATTCAATTTTTACCTGACAATATAATTCATCATATAGCTGCAGGAGAAGTTATACAACGTCCTTCTTCTGTTTTAAGAGAACTTTTAGAAAATGCAATAGATGCAAATGCAACAATGATTGATATTTTCATCAAAGATTCAGGAAAAACATTAATTCAACTAATAGACAATGGAAATGGAATGAGTATAAATGATGCAAAAATGTGTATTCAAAGATATACCACTTCAAAAATCAAAAAAATTGATGATATTTTTAAAATTAATACAAAAGGATTTAGAGGAGAAGCTTTAGCTTCTATCGCACAGATTTCTCAACTTGAAATACAAACTAGAAATGAAAATAATTCAGTAGGAATACAATTATTGGTAGAAGATGGTAAAATAAAAGAAGAAATCCCTATAAGTATGCTTAAAGGGACAAGAGTATCAGTTAAAAATATTTTTTATAAAATTCCTGCTAGAAGACAATTTTTAAAATCGTATCGAATCGAATTTCAACATATTATTCATGAATTTTATAAAATAGTTTTAGCACATAGAAATATTTTATATCGTTTTTATCATAATAATAAAATTTTTTTTCATTTTAATAAAGTTTCCTTAATAGAAAGGATTAAAGAAATAGCGAAAAACAAAAATAAAATTTTAAAATCTATTTTAATAAAAAGAAATAAAATTATTATTAAAGGATTTATTAGTGTACCAGATACTTATGTCCAAAAAGGAGATCAATTTATATTGGTAAATAAACGTTGTATTACACATCCCTTATTACATAAAAAAATTATTCATTCCTATGATGGTTTTTTAAAAGATTTAAAAACAATTTCCTATTTCATTTTTATTTATATAGATACTAGTTTAGTAAATTGGAATATTCATCCTTCAAAAAAAGAAGTTGAATTGGAAGGAGAAGAAATTATTGGTAGTTTGATTGAACAAGAAATAAAAAATGTTTTATTTTGTCAATATAAAGTAAAAAGAGTCAAAAACTTGGATACACTGAATTCGTTTAAAAAAACGAATTCTTTTTCTTGTTTTTACGATTTTTCTGACAAAGAAAAGATTTTACAATTAGAAAATTTATTTCGAAAAAAACTTAATGAATCTTATTCTTCTATTATAAATAATCATTTTATAAGTGAATTATCTCATTATGTTTTTAATGAAAAAAAAATAGAAACATTTCAAATTAATAAAAAATACATAATTTTTATATCGAATAAAGATTCCATGATATTAGTAGATCAACATAGAGCTCATCAAAATGTATTATTTGAATTTTTTTTAAAAACAAAAAATTTGATAAGTCAAAAATTTATTTTTCCTATAAAAATAAAACTTTTGAAAAAAGAGTTTTTTTCATTAAAAAATATTCAAGATGATCTAATCGATTTTGGATTTCATTTATATTTTGATCATGAATTAGCTTACTTATATTCGATTCCTGAAAACATGATCCATTTTAATTTATTAGATGAAGTTTTTCATAATATTTTAAAATCTAATTTTATTAGAGGAGAAAAAAATAACAAAAAAAAACTTATTGAATCTATCTCTAAATATGCATCCATAAAATATGGAGAAGAGTTGCATGCTAACAAAATGGAGTGTTTAATTAGAGATTTATTTTCTTGTCATAATCCAAATTGTACGTATTCAGGTTCCCCTATATTTTTTGTTATAAACAAAAATTTTTTTTAG
- the gldE gene encoding gliding motility-associated protein GldE: MKKESSTNIFLESTLYFIFYFALIIILLLFSALISGSETAFFCLEKKTIDKERKKNSYKENIVLKILRDKKKLLATILISNNFSNIGIVILSSYLITEFIEKKYFVIYNQFYLSINFLLEVVFLTFILLVFGEIIPKIYASKNNLRFAIFMSETLFFLSNILTPISRTIIFISKFIENKIIKKKNIISLEELSKALKITSSNQKNVTECQFLQRIVDFGNTETHQIMTPRIDMFALNRNTIFSDVLELVRDQGYSRIPIYKDNIDDIEGVLFAKDLIPSIYEKNFKWTQLIHPPFFVPEKKNIDDLLSDFKRRKIHLAIVVDEYGGTCGLVTLEDVIEEIVGDIIDEFDEEDMSFSKLNQNNYLFDGKTSLINFYRIMEIKEEIFFEQKKGDADTLGGFIMEINKEFPKRKQKINFLNYSFIIKSIDNKRIKTIEVIRKKN; this comes from the coding sequence TTGAAAAAAGAATCTTCGACGAATATTTTTTTAGAAAGCACTTTATATTTTATTTTTTATTTTGCATTAATAATAATATTATTATTATTTTCTGCACTAATATCCGGATCCGAAACTGCTTTTTTTTGTCTAGAAAAAAAAACTATTGATAAAGAGAGAAAAAAAAATTCTTATAAAGAAAATATAGTATTAAAAATTCTTAGAGATAAAAAAAAATTATTAGCAACAATATTAATATCTAACAATTTTTCCAATATTGGAATTGTAATATTAAGTTCTTATTTAATAACAGAATTTATCGAAAAAAAATATTTTGTTATTTATAATCAATTTTATCTATCTATTAATTTTCTTTTAGAAGTTGTTTTTTTGACTTTTATTTTATTAGTTTTTGGAGAAATTATTCCTAAAATATATGCTAGTAAAAATAATTTACGTTTTGCTATTTTCATGTCAGAAACTTTATTCTTTCTCAGTAATATTCTAACCCCTATTAGTAGGACAATCATTTTTATTTCAAAATTTATAGAAAATAAAATCATAAAGAAAAAGAATATCATTTCTTTAGAAGAGCTTTCAAAAGCTTTAAAAATTACATCTTCAAATCAAAAAAATGTTACAGAATGTCAATTTCTACAAAGAATTGTTGATTTTGGAAATACAGAAACTCATCAAATTATGACTCCAAGAATAGATATGTTTGCTTTAAATAGAAATACAATTTTTTCTGATGTTTTAGAATTAGTTCGTGATCAAGGTTACTCTAGAATTCCTATTTATAAAGATAATATTGATGACATAGAAGGAGTCCTTTTTGCTAAAGATCTTATTCCATCTATTTATGAAAAAAATTTTAAATGGACTCAATTAATTCATCCACCTTTTTTTGTTCCAGAAAAAAAAAATATAGATGATCTTTTAAGTGATTTTAAAAGGAGAAAAATTCATTTAGCTATCGTGGTTGATGAATATGGGGGGACTTGTGGTTTAGTGACTCTTGAAGATGTAATTGAAGAAATTGTAGGAGATATTATTGATGAATTTGATGAAGAAGATATGTCTTTTTCTAAACTCAACCAAAATAATTATTTATTTGATGGAAAAACTTCTTTAATTAATTTTTACCGTATTATGGAAATAAAAGAAGAAATATTTTTTGAACAAAAAAAAGGAGATGCAGATACTTTAGGTGGATTTATTATGGAAATAAACAAAGAATTTCCAAAAAGAAAACAAAAAATAAATTTTTTAAATTATTCCTTTATTATAAAAAGTATAGATAATAAAAGAATAAAAACTATAGAAGTAATTAGAAAAAAAAACTAA
- a CDS encoding HU family DNA-binding protein: MTKADIITEIISETGSERMDTQKVIETFMKKIKQSLTSGENVYLRGFGSFIIKYRAKKLGRHISKDESIVIPAHNIPAFKPAKSFTELVKKNVPINNINKK, translated from the coding sequence ATGACAAAAGCAGATATAATAACAGAAATCATATCAGAAACTGGATCTGAAAGAATGGATACGCAAAAGGTGATAGAAACATTTATGAAAAAAATAAAACAAAGTTTAACATCAGGAGAAAATGTTTATTTAAGAGGATTCGGATCATTTATTATTAAATATAGAGCGAAAAAACTTGGACGTCATATCTCCAAAGACGAATCTATTGTAATTCCTGCACATAATATCCCAGCATTTAAACCTGCAAAATCTTTCACAGAATTAGTTAAAAAAAATGTTCCTATAAATAATATAAATAAGAAATAA
- a CDS encoding NUDIX domain-containing protein, translating to MDSNNPGIFNQAIMDIGSILCTPTNTKCDLCPVKNSCFSIENGTIYKLPVIKKTKKSIKHRFFYYIIIYDHHNNICINKRLKNDIWKGLYDFPLIESKNNLTISEIIGEIWNKFRIIVLNSMISFTMKYKLTHQILSIQFLNCKILQNSKNILLNNFFFISSNKIGKYPFPRPITLFFKHKKMI from the coding sequence ATGGATTCTAACAATCCAGGAATTTTTAATCAAGCGATTATGGATATAGGTTCTATTTTATGCACTCCAACAAACACTAAGTGTGACTTATGTCCAGTAAAAAATTCTTGTTTTTCAATTGAAAATGGAACTATATATAAATTACCTGTTATAAAAAAAACAAAGAAATCTATAAAACATAGATTCTTTTATTATATTATAATATATGATCATCATAATAATATATGTATTAATAAACGATTAAAAAATGATATATGGAAAGGTCTATACGATTTTCCTTTGATAGAATCAAAAAATAATCTTACTATTTCCGAAATAATAGGTGAAATTTGGAATAAATTTAGAATAATCGTTTTAAATTCCATGATTTCTTTTACCATGAAATATAAATTAACTCATCAAATCTTATCTATTCAGTTTTTAAATTGTAAAATTTTACAAAATTCAAAAAATATATTACTTAATAATTTCTTTTTTATATCATCTAATAAAATAGGAAAATATCCTTTTCCTCGTCCTATTACCTTATTTTTTAAACATAAAAAAATGATTTAG
- a CDS encoding Rne/Rng family ribonuclease produces MSKELIINAEEQEVKIALLGNGKLLELHKEILNKKFSVGDLYLGIVKKILYGLNAAIIDIGHYKGAFLHYNDIDIQQIGKMLDLIPMNPIKEDFFSKKNENSINDILYPGQKILVQISKEPISNKGPKLTTKIFLPGRNLILLPFSKNIFISHKINNIEEKKRLFSCINKIKPNEFGIIIRTAAFNKEEKILNEELLFLIKKWNKTLNNLIKVAPVRVLSESRKAFCLLRDSFNEDLKYIYCNNYFLCKKIHSYLSFIAPEKTDIIKYYKGNIPIFEKYGIEKQIQIFLGKNVPLENGAYIVIEHTEALHVIDVNSGMNNHMKKNCTESDRLNNILKINLLAATEIARQLRLRDMGGIIVVDFIDMFDPIQKKQLYEHLKEKMKDDRAKHKILPPNKFGLVQFTRHRVRPELKKVNYKKSKDYSIDYIHYLEFIIETTIKNKNHKGIQLHIHSFVSAYLKKGFPSIQQKWFFKYRKWIKIIPIDSFQYTEYKIINNNHEIISSS; encoded by the coding sequence ATGAGTAAGGAATTGATTATAAATGCAGAAGAACAAGAAGTAAAAATAGCTCTTTTAGGAAACGGAAAGTTATTGGAGCTTCATAAGGAGATTCTCAATAAAAAATTTTCTGTAGGAGATTTATATTTAGGTATAGTGAAAAAAATTCTATATGGATTAAATGCAGCTATCATCGATATAGGACACTATAAAGGTGCATTTTTACATTACAATGATATTGACATACAACAAATAGGAAAAATGTTAGATTTGATTCCTATGAATCCTATAAAGGAAGATTTTTTTTCTAAAAAAAACGAAAATTCCATAAACGATATTTTGTATCCTGGACAAAAAATTTTGGTTCAAATTTCTAAAGAACCTATTTCCAATAAAGGGCCAAAACTCACTACAAAGATTTTCCTTCCAGGAAGAAACTTGATTCTTCTTCCTTTTTCAAAAAATATTTTTATTTCTCACAAAATAAATAATATAGAAGAAAAAAAAAGGTTATTTTCTTGCATAAATAAAATTAAACCTAATGAATTTGGTATTATTATTAGAACAGCAGCTTTTAACAAAGAAGAAAAAATCTTAAATGAAGAACTTCTATTTTTAATAAAAAAATGGAATAAAACATTAAATAACTTAATAAAAGTAGCTCCTGTTCGTGTGTTGAGTGAAAGTAGAAAAGCTTTTTGTTTATTAAGAGATTCATTTAATGAAGATTTGAAATACATTTATTGTAATAATTATTTTCTTTGTAAAAAAATTCATTCATATTTATCTTTCATTGCCCCTGAAAAAACGGATATAATCAAATATTATAAAGGAAATATTCCCATATTTGAAAAATATGGAATAGAAAAACAAATACAAATTTTTTTAGGTAAAAATGTTCCATTAGAAAATGGAGCATATATTGTTATAGAACATACTGAAGCTTTACATGTTATAGATGTAAACAGTGGAATGAACAACCATATGAAAAAAAATTGTACAGAATCAGACAGATTGAATAATATTTTAAAAATAAATCTATTAGCTGCAACAGAAATAGCAAGACAATTAAGATTAAGAGATATGGGAGGTATTATTGTAGTAGATTTCATAGACATGTTTGATCCAATTCAGAAAAAACAGCTTTATGAACATTTAAAAGAAAAAATGAAAGATGATAGAGCGAAGCACAAAATTTTACCCCCTAATAAATTTGGTTTAGTTCAATTTACTCGTCATAGAGTAAGACCTGAATTAAAAAAAGTAAATTATAAAAAATCTAAAGATTATTCTATAGACTATATCCATTATTTAGAATTTATTATAGAAACTACCATAAAAAATAAAAATCATAAAGGAATACAATTACACATACATTCTTTTGTTTCTGCTTATTTAAAAAAAGGATTTCCTTCTATTCAACAGAAATGGTTTTTTAAATACAGAAAATGGATTAAAATAATTCCAATAGATTCTTTTCAATATACAGAATATAAAATTATAAATAACAATCATGAAATAATATCATCTTCTTAA
- the ribH gene encoding 6,7-dimethyl-8-ribityllumazine synthase, producing MKENPTYLLDKNKIKDSNLKLAIIVSLWNKEITSRLYRGAYETLIQLGIEDVQTWEVPGSYELIYSANKIAKNYNFDSIITIGSLIQGETFHFEYLSQAVSQGIKDINIKYDIPIIFCVLTDKNQQQSFDRSGGKNGNKGVECAKTAIYMSLFRKSIK from the coding sequence ATGAAAGAAAATCCTACTTACTTATTAGATAAAAATAAAATAAAAGATTCCAATTTAAAATTGGCAATTATTGTTTCTTTATGGAATAAAGAAATCACTAGTAGATTATATAGAGGAGCTTATGAAACTTTAATTCAATTGGGGATAGAAGATGTACAAACTTGGGAAGTTCCTGGAAGTTATGAATTAATTTATTCTGCAAATAAAATAGCTAAAAACTATAATTTTGATTCAATTATTACAATTGGATCTCTTATACAAGGAGAAACTTTTCACTTCGAATATTTAAGTCAAGCCGTTTCTCAAGGAATTAAAGATATTAATATAAAATATGATATTCCTATTATATTTTGTGTTCTTACTGATAAAAATCAACAACAATCTTTTGATAGATCAGGTGGTAAAAATGGAAACAAGGGTGTAGAATGTGCTAAAACAGCTATATATATGTCTTTATTTAGAAAATCGATTAAATGA
- a CDS encoding tetratricopeptide repeat protein, producing the protein MSYIIKKCLIKKKIIFLFFIFLIIVSGIYFFFTKIFLVSSEEKAMKELNYAKQYLYKGFIDKALNRKKIKINYLGFSGIPSKYPFTKASNISKFYAGICYYKLGFYKESIKMMDQFSAKDEILSSLKYGIIGDAYVQMKNKEKALENYIIAANVRNNEITTPLYYYKAALLSFYMKKYKNSKYFFKKIEERYPFFLYKKNVEKYIVFLEKKN; encoded by the coding sequence TTGAGTTATATTATCAAAAAATGTTTAATAAAAAAAAAGATAATTTTTCTTTTTTTCATATTTTTAATTATAGTTAGTGGAATATATTTTTTTTTTACAAAAATTTTTTTGGTTTCTTCAGAAGAAAAAGCCATGAAAGAATTAAATTATGCTAAGCAATATCTTTATAAAGGTTTTATTGATAAAGCATTAAATAGAAAAAAGATTAAAATAAATTATTTAGGTTTTTCTGGGATTCCTTCCAAATATCCTTTTACTAAAGCAAGTAATATTTCTAAATTTTATGCTGGAATTTGCTATTATAAATTAGGTTTTTATAAAGAATCCATAAAAATGATGGATCAGTTTTCTGCAAAAGATGAAATTTTATCTTCTTTAAAATACGGGATAATTGGAGATGCTTATGTACAAATGAAAAATAAAGAAAAAGCTTTAGAAAACTATATTATAGCAGCTAATGTTAGAAATAATGAAATTACAACTCCTCTTTATTATTACAAAGCCGCGTTACTAAGTTTTTACATGAAAAAGTATAAAAACTCTAAATATTTTTTTAAAAAAATAGAAGAAAGATATCCTTTTTTTTTATATAAAAAAAACGTAGAAAAATATATTGTCTTTCTTGAAAAGAAGAATTAA